In Penicillium oxalicum strain HP7-1 chromosome I, whole genome shotgun sequence, a single window of DNA contains:
- a CDS encoding ATP-dependent DNA helicase MER3 gives MKRHHLGRFDDFRSSPKRRRVHDPCAAPKQPGIRPGFIDEKLIEGSHLPGRVTSNNTRPLASSIPILAQARVDVSDYEQTDTVLDSFGTFSTTHGPRQLADLPGDLELLAQHKDSRLYRFPSSTNYPDASRDSATPVLSTRQDLPAQRSCFFDPPCQSRVLMAEEIPQSSVRYRDEASVNFSRTIALKNHQSEHAALFSVPGSPSPLTANRPQENIYPWQSKRHFGSHNVADNSCSAVDLSNPQLVGRSNPVTHAPGYARSENAPFAHIPLSVRGIVLVPVADLPERYRTLFSFPLFNAIQSKCFHQVYNTNDNIVLAAPTGSGKTVVMELAICRLLGVLKDERFKVVYQAPTKSLCSERFRDWQNKFARLNLKCAELTGDTDHSQLRSVQSSQIIITTPEKWDSMTRKWKDHMRLMQLVKLFLIDEVHILKETRGATLEAVVSRMKNIGSNVRFVALSATVPNSEDIATWLGKDATNQHVPAHREHFGEDFRPVKLQKFVYGYHSTGNDFVLDKICGTKFVRTVILPEVIGKHSCQKPIMIFCCTRNSSAGTAKELAKLWTSTNPPARLWKGPGKHIEVINDDLKTTISAGVAFHHAGLGAADRRAVEKGFLEGQINVICCTSTLAVGVNLPCQLVIIKNTVGWQDGGCKEYSDLEMMQMLGRAGRPQFDDTATAVILTRKDRVVHYERLISGTESLESCLHLNLIEHLNAEIGLGCVSDVPSAIKWLASTFLFVRLRRNPGHYKLQEGASQDDEDSLLRQICEKDFRLLRECELIEIDRVQTTPFGDAMARYYIRFQTMKKMLSLGPKVGVSEIMDIICQAEEFHECRLKVTEKALYREINKDPGIRFPIKADVTLAWHKIKLLLQSELGAIEFPTSDYLQKKKFTFQQEKNLVFGHVNRLIRCVIDCLIAKNDSIAVRNALELGRSFGAKVWDHSPLQMKQIEQIGIVAVRKLAAAGIKDIEELEATEASRIDMILSKNPPFGFKLLSRLKEFPKLRVTMRVLSKMVAWSIFDASGQCAFDNLSQISRSQQTFSASKLQDGISVNLMAEITSSDQSIFCNIMCDDIAGTSRQAEIKVDLPSNFVSQSQAHHPSDVSEVRDSHDDDAPGHSHAMARVPSMCESTWTVTDDDGEREVDYPPIVEIARRTSKATFDALDNVKWVPIDQHSSPRERTPDAQQTDILRQSAAPQDFATTPPLITEQMAFMSGRKHTEKTATSPTSPTARKFSNNNGAGVENSDGEEAGPVPVRLANGNWACNHNCRDKSNCKHPCCQVGLTKPQKPRKRDKPNHQAGKPSQSRLRISFVNETISVVTGKDKETRVKVQPSSSAKAKGILKKRGPKPGQGNQSAKQSGLCSKREAVENEKRRRTQNSEFDDDDLDDLPSLTDVMMTSGPHGQATVSNDMVEDCQNNWKPYPASHSVAKSDDLERSPLFSSRREMSLLLNEFTPEAENSFVSLPPAVRSPPTETAMSASGDNTHLENSEMSSTYEVSAADNAGAWQEGTNSQYLLPPLGREPSLTYLHPLGTLEPPVPSPTRQSLANSSPEWVDMARLLLEELKRDTPRQ, from the exons ATGAAGCGCCATCATCTAGGCCGTTTCGATGACTTTCGCTCTTCACCTAAACGACGTCGAGTCCATGATCCATGTGCTGCCCCCAAGCAGCCTGGAATCAGGCCAGGCTTCATCGACGAGAAACTGATCGAGGGCTCACATTTGCCCGGACGAGTGACCTCGAACAACACGAGACCACTTGCCTCATCTATTCCAATCCTCGCACAGGCCCGCGTGGATGTCAGTGACTATGAGCAGACTGACACGGTGCTAGATTCATTCGGTACGTTTTCAACCACTCATGGTCCCCGCCAACTCGCTGACTTGCCCGGAGACCTCGAGTTATTAGCACAGCACAAGGATAGCAGATTATATCGATTTCCAAGCTCAACAAATTACCCTGATGCATCTAGAGATAGCGCAACACCCGTTCTCTCGACACGACAGGATCTGCCTGCTCAAAGATCATGCTTTTTCGATCCTCCATGCCAGAGTAGAGTGCTAATGGCAGAGGAAATTCCTCAGAGTTCAGTCCGCTATCGAGACGAGGCCAGTGTGAATTTCTCTCGCACAATTGCTTTGAAAAATCATCAAAGCGAGCATGCAGCTTTGTTCTCTGTGCCAGGCTCCCCGAGCCCGTTGACGGCTAACCGTCCGCAAGAGAACATCTACCCTTGGCAAAGCAAGAGACATTTTGGGTCGCACAATGTGGCCGACAACAGTTGTTCTGCCGTGGACTTGTCAAATCCCCAGCTAGTGGGCCGCTCAAACCCTGTCACGCATGCCCCAGGTTATGCGAGATCCGAGAATGCACCTTTTGCACACATTCCCTTGTCTGTTCGAGGGATTGTTCTCGTGCCGGTGGCCGACCTACCCGAGAGATATCGCACATTATTCTCTTTTCCACTCTTCAACGCTATTCAATCAAAGTGCTTTCATCAGGTATACAACACCAATGACAATATTGTACTTGCTGCTCCTACAGGGAGCGGCAAGACGGTAGTCATGGAGCTTGCAATCTGTAGGCTCTTGGGTGTTCTCAAAGATGAGAGGTTCAAGGTCGTTTATCAAGCACCGACCAAATCCCTGTGCTCCGAGAGGTTCCGAGACTGGCAAAACAAGTTTGCAAGGCTGAACCTGAAATGTGCTGAATTGACCGGTGATACTGATCACTCACAATTGCGCAGCGTGCAAAGCAGTCAGATCATAATCACAACACCCGAGAAATGGGATAGTATGACTCGCAAGTGGAAAGATCATATGCGGTTGATGCAGCTCGTCAAATTGTTCCTTATTGATGAGGTTCACATTCTCAAGGAGACCCGAGGAGCTACGCTTGAAGCTGTTGTCTCCCGCATGAAAAACATCGGTTCGAACGTACGATTTGTGGCGTTGAGCGCAACTGTCCCCAATTCGGAAGACATTGCGACTTGGCTAGGCAAAGACGCAACCAACCAACATGTGCCTGCGCACAGAGAGCATTTTGGAGAGGACTTTCGACCAGTGAAGTTGCAAAAATTCGTTTACGGATATCATTCAACAGGCAACGACTTTGTGCTTGACAAAATCTGCGGGACCAAGTTTGTTCGCACTGTGAT ACTCCCTGAGGTGATCGGAAAACATTCATGCCAAAAGCCCATCATGATTTTCTGTTGCACAAGAAACTCATCTGCAGGGACAGCCAAAGAGCTCGCGAAGCTATGGACCTCGACCAACCCCCCAGCCCGCCTGTGGAAAGGCCCCGGCAAGCACATCGAAGTCATTAATGACGATCTCAAAA CCACCATTTCTGCAGGAGTGGCGTTTCACCATGCCGGCTTAGGCGCTGCTGACAGACGTGCGGTTGAGAAGGGCTTCCTCGAAGGACAGATCAATGTCATTTGCTGCACCTCAACTCTCGCCGTAGGAGTCAACCTACCTTGCCAATTGGTGATTATCAAGAATACAGTAGGTTGGCAAGATGGCGGATGCAAAGAGTATTCCGATCTTGAGATGATGCAAATGCTTGGCCGTGCGGGACGACCACAATTTGACGATACGGCGACTGCCGTCATTCTCACGCGTAAAGATCGAGTTGTCCACTATGAGCGCTTGATCTCCGGCACTGAAAGTCTTGAGAGCTGTCTTCATCTCAACCTTATCGAGCATTTGAATGCAGAGATTGGCCTGGGATGTGTGTCGGATGTCCCATCTGCAATCAAATGGCTCGCAAGCACCTTCCTTTTCGTACGGCTCCGGAGGAACCCCGGTCACTATAAGCTTCAAGAGGGAGCTAGCCAAGATGACGAAGATAGCCTTCTCAGACAAATTTGTGAAAAAGACTTTCGGCTCCTGCGAGAGTGTGAACTCATCGAGATTGATAGGGTGCAAACAACGCCCTTCGGGGACGCGATGGCTCGGTACTACATTCGGTTCCagacgatgaagaagatgttaTCTTTGGGGCCGAAAGTGGGGGTTTCTGAAATA ATGGATATCATTTGCCAAGCTGAAGAATTCCATGAATGCCGACTCAAAGTCACTGAGAAGGCACTCTACCGGGAAATAAACAAGGATCCCGGCATAAGATTTCCAATCAAAGCCGACGTCACATTGGCATGGCACAAAATCAAACTCCTCTTGCAATCAGAGCTCGGTGCAATCGAGTTTCCAACGAGTGATTAcctgcaaaaaaaaaagttcacttttcaacaagaaaaaaaccTCGTATTCGGCCACGTCAACCGGCTTATTCGTTGTGTCATCGACTGCCTAATCGCTAAAAATGACTCCATAGCCGTACGTAATGCTCTTGAGCTGGGTAGAAGCTTCGGTGCAAAGGTCTGGGACCATTCTCCGCTTCAAATGAAGCAGATCGAACAGATTGGCATTGTAGCAGTTCGAAAACTGGCGGCCGCTGGGATCAAGGACATTGAGGAACTTGAGGCCACCGAGGCGTCTCGAATTGACATGATTCTCAGCAAGAATCCTCCTTTCGGGTTCAAACTCTTGTCGAGGTTGAAAGAATTTCCAAAGCTAAGAGTCACAATGAGAGTCTTATCAAAG ATGGTCGCTTGGTCGATTTTCGACGCGTCAGGTCAGTGTGCCTTCGACAACCTTTCGCAAATATCGCGCTCACAGCAGACTTTCAGTGCTAGTAAGCTCCAAGACGGTATCAGCGTCAACCTCATGGCAGAAATCACATCTTCAGATCAGAGCATCTTTTGCAACATCATGTGCGACGATATCG CTGGAACCTCCCGGCAAGCTGAGATCAAAGTTGATCTCCCATCAAATTTTGTTTCGCAGTCCCAGGCTCACCATCCCTCTGATGTCTCAGAGGTTCGGGATTcgcatgatgatgatgcaccTGGTCATAGTCATGCGATGGCTCGAGTCCCTTCCATGTGTGAATCCACCTGGACTGTGactgatgatgatggtgagcGAGAGGTTGATTACCCACCCATAGTTGAGATTGCCAGACGTACTTCAAAGGCCACCTTTGATGCGCTTGACAATGTCAAATGGGTTCCGATTGATCAACATTCAAGCCCACGAGAAAGAACACCGGACGCCCAGCAGACAGATATCCTGCGGCAATCAGCAGCTCCACAGGACTTTGCAACTACGCCGCCGCTCATCACGGAGCAGATGGCATTCATGTCAGGACGGAAACACACGGAGAAAACTGCAACCTCGCCAACTTCCCCAACTGCGCGGAAATTTTCAAATAACAACGGCGCAGGTGTTGAAAACAGTGATGGCGAAGAAGCTGGACCGGTGCCAGTCCGCCTCGCAAATGGAAACTGGGCCTGCAATCACAATTGCAGGGATAAATCAAA TTGCAAGCATCCGTGTTGCCAGGTAGGGCTTACCAAGCCGCAAAAGCCAAGAAAGCGAGACAAGCCCAACCATCAAGCCGGCAAACCCAGTCAGTCCAGGCTGAGGATTTCGTTTGTTAATGAGACAATCTCCGTGGTCACTGGCAAGGACAAGGAGACAAGAGTGAAGGTGCAGCCTAGCTCGTCTGCAAAGGCAAAAGGCATTCTGAAAAAACGTGGACCAAAGCCTGGCCAGGGTAATCAAAGTGCCAAGCAAAGCGGGCTCTGTTCGAAAAGAGAGGCCGTCGAGAATGAAAAACGACGCCGGACGCAGAACAGCGagtttgatgatgatgacctGGATGACTTGCCATCTCTGACAGATGTAATGATGACCTCTGGACCTCACGGTCAAGCTACCGTGTCGAACGACATGGTCGAAGATTGTCAAAACAACTGGAAGCCTTACCCAGCAAGTCATTCGGTAGCAAAGTCAGACGACCTGGAGCGGTCTCCcctcttctcatctcggCGAGAAATGTCTTTGCTGTTGAACGAGTTCACTCCTGAGGCGGAGAATAGCTTTGTCTCCCTACCTCCTGCTGTGAGGAGCCCGCCGACTGAGACAGCCATGTCGGCCTCAGGCGACAACACCCATCTCGAGAACAGTGAGATGAGTAGCACATACGAGGTCAGCGCGGCAGACAATGCTGGGGCATGGCAAGAGGGCACGAACTCACAATACTTGCTGCCACCCCTGGGAAGAGAGCCAAGTCTCACATACCTTCACCCGTTGGGCACCCTCGAGCCTCCAGTGCCTTCACCAACTAGACAATCCCTTGCCAACAGCTCTCCTGAATGGGTTGATATGGCTCGATTACTGTTGGAGGAGTTGAAGAGGGACACTCCTCGCCAGTGA
- a CDS encoding putative magnesium-dependent phosphatase, whose protein sequence is MVRSKRQTVQPTEMASVQVAPATFSDGLPLPKLIVFDLDYTLWPFWVDTHVSAPVKARDNNSRVVDRWGESFAFYPAVSSIIHACKNRSIPLALASRTHTPDLARDMLKALHIIPTFSDDPAANSAKSVRALEYFDYIQIFPANKTQHFAKIHHASGIAYEDMLFFDDEARNRNVETELGATFFLVRDGMTRDEIDKGVLAWRKRNGKKQKTGDDA, encoded by the exons ATGGTCCGCTCCAAGCGTCAAACTGTTCAGCCCACGGAGATGGCCTCGGTACAGGTAGCTCCTGCGACATTTTCCGACGGGCTTCCACTGCCCAAGCTGATCGTCTTTGACTTGGATTACACTCTCTGGCCCTTTTGGGTGGATACTCACGTCAGTGCGCCCGTCAAGGCGCGCGACAACAACTCCCGTGTGGTTGACCG ATGGGGTGAGTCATTTGCCTTCTATCCTGCCgtttcatccatcatccacgcCTGCAAGAATCGCTCCATCCctttggccttggcctcacGAACCCATACCCCTGATCTGGCCCGCGACATGCTCAAAGCACTCCACATCATTCCCACCTTTTCCGACGATCCAGCGGCCAACAGCGCCAAATCTGTTCGTGCGCTCGAGTATTTTGACTACATTCAAATCTTCCCGGCCAACAAGACGCAACACTTTGCCAAAATCCACCATGCAAGCGGGATTGCGTACGAGGATATGCTCTTCTTCGACGACGAGGCGCGGAATCGCAATGTCGAGACGGAATTGGGGGCGACCTTCTTTTTGGTGCGCGATGGGATGACGCGGGATGAGATTGACAAGGGAGTCTTGGCCTGGAGAAAGCGCAATGGTAAAAAGCAAAAGACCGGGGATGATGCCTGA